A DNA window from Aspergillus nidulans FGSC A4 chromosome I contains the following coding sequences:
- a CDS encoding protein csnC (transcript_id=CADANIAT00007250): MSDFLAYLTSAPSRPHGSANITDKCYDHQLRDLIAYLKQPGVAPSTADINGYLEAISPAVHSLSYLYLLRIRIQQLQEKTAVGVPNDLQPGGTLWNQTVKFLRSFDPIQIRYVGHEWRELVDSVANAALSVSKPILAVKMIRDALERLNTAGVFTSLHLMLVKLALLSSSYTYVLPVLDKLLCHFPSDTQNAHAGILLCSEHEPSTVFFTDSSGFSANLTYRDHLQFYMYSGMVYMALKKWDQASHCLGIVISAPTANSVSKIMVEAYKKWVLANLLGHGKLFSVPNLVAPHVTRVYQSLSKPYISLAEAFEKRDFQRLRTEISLGQTIWRADKNSGLVYQVFEAYDKFLIIKLGKTFSALTMPDVLQRASSCSKGSRDIEEFVVSLVMTKELRAKLSHSPGNETTTMLRFPLSSQSHALREEHIRFRLIQKEAALNTISRAITQTKITLETSHENLQVIAKNQKLAGSSERSGVVGSTEADGGGDLDEDLMGDGR; the protein is encoded by the exons ATGTCAGACTTTCTGGCGTACCTGACTTCTGCGCCCTCTCGCCCCCACGGGTCCGCCAATATCACCGACAAATGCTACGACCACCAACTCCGTGATCTGATTGCATACCTAAAGCAACCTGGCGTAGCCCCGAGCACTGCGGACATCAACGGGTACCTAGAA GCCATCAGCCCTGCCGTACACAGTCTGTCATATCTCTACTTACTGCGCATCCGAATACAACAACTCCAGGAGAAAACAGCTGTTGGTGTGCCAAACGATTTACAGCCTGGAGGTACCCTATGGAATCAAACTGTTAAGTTCTTGCGATCGTTTGATCCAATTCAGATTAGATACGTTGGCCATGAATGGCGAGAACTTGTTGACTCGGTGGCCAACGCCGCGCTATCTGTTTCCAAG CCAATATTGGCAGTCAAAATGATCAGGGACGCTCTAGAACGTCTCAACACCGCCGGAGTATTTACATCACTCCATTTAATGCTAGTCAAACTTGCGCTGCTCTCATCCTCATATACATATGTACTTCCAGTCCTGGACAAGCTCCTATGCCACTTCCCCTCGGACACCCAGAACGCACATGCGGGGATACTGCTTTGCTCGGAGCATGAACCTAGCACCGTATTTTTTACAGATTCGTCTGGGTTTTCGGCAAACCTAACATACCGGGACCACCTCCAATTCTATATGTACAGCGGGATGGTTTATATGGCTCTCAAGAAGTGGGACCAGGCGTCTCATTGCCTGGGGATTGTTATATCGGCCCCAACCGCTAACTCGGTCAGCAAAATTATGGTGGAAGCATACAAGAAGTGGGTTTTGGCGAATCTGCTTGGGCACGGGAAG CTATTTTCCGTCCCAAATTTGGTCGCTCCTCATGTTACCCGGGTATACCAGTCATTGTCGAAGCCATACATCTCGCTGGCCGAGGCGTTCGAGAAACGTGACTTCCAAAGACTGAGAACCGAAATTAGTCTAGGGCAAACAATTTGGCGGGCC GATAAAAACTCTGGACTTGTTTACCAGGTCTTTGAAGCATACGACAAGTTCTTAATCATAAAGTTAGGGAAAACATTTTCTGCTCTCACAATGCCCGATGTACTGCAACGGGCTTCGTCTTGCTCGAAGGGTTCCCGTGATATCGAAGAATTCGTTGTCTCGCTTGTGATGACGAAAGAACTGAGGGCCAAATTATCTCATTCTCCGGGCAACGAAACCACTACAATGTTGCGTTTCCCGCTGAGCTCTCAGAGCCATGCACTTCGGGAAGAGCATATACGGTTTAGGTTGATACAGAAAGAGGCTGCACTAAATACAATTTCCCGAGCAATAACCCAGACGAAAATTACGCTAGAGACTTCTCATGAAAACCTTCAAGTCATAGCGAAAAACCAGAAGTTGGCTGGTAGCTCCGAAAGATCTGGCGTTGTGGGTTCTACTGAGGCAGACGGTGGCGGTGACTTAGATGAAGATCTCATGGGGGATGGCCGATAG
- a CDS encoding uncharacterized protein (transcript_id=CADANIAT00007252) yields the protein MPRLTTRAILEANKYDRLLPLLLKECRSLSSAVNEFRWLQERAQRVVSLKSMHDRNGWKKAPSGRRRLLKSMCLARSRGVPLQYILGDQPFGELDIKCTKGVLIPRHETEAITIHTAKLIQDRMTCVERDGAAPLRILDLCTGTGCISLLLHSLLSPCFPRLSIVGVDVSAIAIRLAKENVERNVRLGLLSERALNEVDFQHGDVLGLSSGPLSQLEGLFDRTTGLSASSGPRCDVIISNPPYVSVEEYHDGTTSRSVRLFEPRLALVPPDSTLSSIIESKHVRREDIFYYHIACLAALFRARMTVLECGNRSQAKRVATLCKSVTGEHGYWDGPVLVDVWSVTGSDTGPSAVIIYSPR from the exons ATGCCCCGGCTCACAACAAGGGCTATCCTCGAAGCAAACAAATACGACCGCctacttcctcttctcttaAAAGAGTGTCGCTCACTCAGCTCTGCGGTAAATGAGTTTCGATGGCTTCAGGAACGAGCACAGCGTGTCGTATCTCTGAAGTCGATGCACGACAGGAATGGCTGGAAAAAAGCCCCGTCTGGCAGGAGAAGGCTCCTGAAATCAATGTGTCTGGCACGATCCAGGGGTGTGCCCCTCCAGTATATACTTGGTGATCAGCCCTTTGGTGAACTTGACATCAAATGTACGAAAGGTGTTTTAATTCCGAG GCATGAAACGGAAGCTATAACTATCCACACCGCGAAGCTGATACAGGATCGCATGACCTGTGTGGAAAGGGATGGAGCAGCACCCCTACGCATCTTGGATCTGTGTACGGGCACGGGGTGTATATCACTACTTCTGCACAGCCTGCTTTCGCCCTGTTTTCCGCGATTATCAATTGTCGGTGTTGACGTTAGTGCCATAGCTATCAGATTGGCGAAGGAAAATGTCGAGCGGAACGTTCGCTTGGGATTACTGTCAGAACGTGCTCTAAATGAAGTCGACTTTCAACACGGCGATGTGCTCGGGCTTAGCTCTGGTCCTCTCTCACAACTGGAAGGCCTTTTCGACCGTACGACCGGTCTATCTGCATCTTCTGGACCTCGCTGTGAtgtcatcatctccaacccGCCGTATGTTTCCGTCGAAGAATACCATGACGGAACAACATCGCGCAGTGTCCGATTGTTTGAACCAAGGCTTGCACTAGTGCCGCCGGACAGTACTCTTTCAAGTATAATAGAATCAAAGCATGTCCGGCGTGAAGACATATTTTACTATCATATCGCATGCTTGGCAGCACTTTTTAGAGCCAGAATGACGGTGCTAGAGTGTGGGAACCGTTCCCAGGCAAAAAGGGTCGCCACCCTATGCAAATCTGTCACTGGAGAGCATGGTTATTGGGATGGTCCAGTACTGGTTGATGTTTGGTCAGTGACGGGCTCTGATACAGGTCCCAGTGCAGTGATTATATATAGTCCTAGATGA
- a CDS encoding mitochondrial 37S ribosomal protein RSM10 (transcript_id=CADANIAT00007255) has product MSLFSPHRILLRTGSAFQLATATRALLSTSSQLRNTKNAQSGLAEQARAEEPVASSPSQTTRPEQKSLEEETTKQTQTHADSTVNEWGARLTDLNINARLPRSVQALYLRPLRRKAEYGLPVCDLQLRSYSVRNLEFFADFAIRAAYYLNLPVSGPVPLPKIVERWTFPRSSFVHKKSQENFERITVRRLIQIKDGNSQAVQAWLAFLRKHAFYGVGMKANIWEHESIEIAKTMDQTLPEIEKALEPHISQFGRREDAEPAHDLITNFLGSERLSLSKGPLTDVRGG; this is encoded by the exons ATGTCACTATTCTCACCCCATAGAATTCTTCTCAGAACGGGCAGTGCATTTCAG CTTGCTACGGCTACGCGAGCACTCCTCAGTACTTCTAGTCAGCTAAGGAACACCAAAAACGCTCAGTCGGGCCTAGCAGAGCAAGCACGCGCAGAAGAGCCGGTTGCGTCTTCGCCCTCTCAAACAACCAGACCTGAGCAAAAGAgcttggaagaagaaac CACAAAACAAACCCAAACACACGCTGATTCAACTGTGAATGAATG GGGAGCACGTTTAACTGATCTTAACATCAACGCTCGATTACCGAGAAGTGTTCAAGCACTGTATCTGCGGCCGCTCCGAAGAAAAGCCGAATATGGTCTCCCGGTTTGCGACCTACAGTTAAGATCGTACAGTGTGCGAAATCTCGAGTTCTTTGCGGACTTCGCTATCCGTGCTGCCTACTACCTGAATCTCCCTGTTTCTGGTCCAGTGCCCCTACCGAAAATCGTCGAGCGGTGGACGTTTCCCCGTAGCAGTTTCGTACACAAGAAAAGCCAAGAGAACTTTGAACGTATTACCGTCCGCAGGTTAATTCAGATCAAAGATGGCAACTCTCAAGCTGTGCAAGCATGGCTTGCTTTCCTCCGGAAGCATGCGTTTTACGGTGTCGGAATGAAGGCCAATATCTGGGAACATGAAAGTATTG AAATTGCGAAAACTATGGACCAAACTCTTCCGGAGATTGAGAAAGCCCTTGAACCTCATATTTCACAATTCGGTCGTCGAGAAGATGCAGAGCCCGCTCATGATTTGATAACCAACTTTCTGGGAAGCGAACGACTGTCGCTGAGCAAGGGGCCACTGACCGATGTCcgcggaggatga
- a CDS encoding pepsin-like aspartic protease (transcript_id=CADANIAT00007253): MLRVGFDASTNEIPDPVARDRRRRKRDQTVAQLIDNEETLYFCNLTVGTPGQSLRLILDTGSSDLWCNAANSTLCSSPKDPCRISGSFDPSSSSSYSYISSDFNITYADGTGAAGDYATDTVSIGGATIKDFQFGIGYTSSSAEGVLGIGYPSNEVQVARYGDDAYPNLPRFLMQNGFVQSSAYSLWLNDLEANTGSILFGGVDTEKYRGDLQTLPIQTVNGEYSELIIALTGVSLDTEARKHTVSSNALPAAVLLDSGSSLSYLPDSIAEKIYDDLRISYEPSTGAGYAPCSLARQNINVTFTFSSPEIAVGIDELIIDAGDLRFSNGERACIFGLVPAGDNTAVLGDTFLRSAYVVYDLTNNEISIAKTNFNSTKSNILEIGTGSDAVPGATKVSHPVTSVVADGSGSRIGAPTNTEDIVPSASTGAAVVLGRSTISPVLVGAAALGYMFAF, encoded by the exons ATGCTCAGGGTTGGCTTTGATGCTTCGACGAA TGAGATTCCAGACCCTGTAGCAAGGGACCGAAGGAGGCGAAAACGAGACCAAACAGTTGCGCAACTGATAGACAATGAG GAAACGCTGTATTTCTGCAACCTAACTGTTGGAACTCCAGGGCAGAGTTTGCGATTAATTCTTGATACTGGTAGCAGCGATTTATGGTGCAACGCCGCGAATTCAACACTCTGTTCTTCTCCGAAAGATCCATGTCGCATATCTGGATCATTTGACCCAagctcgtcatcatcttATTCTTATATATCTTCTGATTTCAACATTACCTACGCAGACGGAACTGGAGCCGCCGGGGACTATGCCACTGACACAGTCAGTATTGGTGGTGCAACAATTAAAGACTTCCAGTTTGGAATCGGCTACACATCCAGTTCAGCAG AGGGCGTCTTAGGAATCGGTTATCCATCAAATGAAGTCCAGGTTGCTCGATACGGAGACGATGCTTATCCCAATCTTCCTCGGTTCCTGATGCAAAATGGATTTGTTCAGTCGAGCGCTTATAGCCTCTGGCTAAATGACCTTGAAGCGAATACCGGCTCAATCCTGTTTGGAGGGGTTGATACAGAGAAGTATCGTGGCGACCTGCAAACTCTCCCCATTCAGACCGTCAATGGAGAGTATTCTGAGCTGATAATAGCTCTCACTGGCGTCTCGCTGGATACTGAAGCCAGGAAGCATACAGTGTCTTCAAACGCGCTACCAGCAGCTGTGCTCCTAGACTCCGGCAGCTCTCTATCATATCTACCTGACTCAATTGCCGAAAAAATATACGATGACCTTCGCATTTCCTATGAGCCGTCCACTGGTGCAGGATACGCGCCATGCAGTTTGGCCCGGCAAAATATTAATGTGACCTTTACGTTCTCTTCACCCGAAATCGCGGTTGGCATTGATGAACTCATTATAGATGCCGGAGATCTTCGTTTTTCTAACGGTGAACGCGCTTGCATATTCGGCCTTGTTCCTGCTGGAGATAATACCGCTGTACTAGGGGATACCTTTCTGCGCAGCGCATATGTTGTCTATGATTTGACAAACAACGAGATTTCTATCGCCAAAACCAATTTCAACTCGACAAAGAGTAACATCCTAGAAATTGGAACCGGTAGTGACGCCGTTCCTGGAGCTACAAAGGTATCGCATCCTGTCACTTCAGTAGTGGCTGATGGGTCTGGGTCTAGAATTGGTGCGCCAACGAACACTGAAGATATTGTGCCATCGGCGAGTACAGGCGCAGCGGTTGTGCTAGGGAGATCGACAATATCTCCGGTGCTCGTTGGCGCTGCAGCATTGGGGTATATGTTTGCTTTTTGA
- a CDS encoding glutamate-5-semialdehyde dehydrogenase (transcript_id=CADANIAT00007249) — protein MSLTESTAIDIAKAASSASRHLAILSEADRNEALTALHAALSRNKDAILEANARDIQAATQAVNGGSLNHSVLKRLDLSRPGKYDDMLQGILSVRSLRDPIGNVTLRTLLDDGLTLEKVACPIGVLLIIFEARPEVIANIAALSIKSGNAAILKGGKESTESFVTIANVISEAISHTRVPQSSIQLVKTRAAVSDLLAQDSLIDLVIPRGSNDLVRFVKENTKIPVLGHADGLCSAYIHSDADPEIALKVIVDSKTDYPAACNSLETLLVHQDALKEVLPPLAKALIAKGVTLRCDESSKAALIENLTLKEAGMLRDACESDFRTEFLDLTLAVKTIPSNSPLTDVEAAIAHINSHSSKHTDIIITESENIANIFMKGVDSAGVFWNASTRFADGMRYGFGTEVGISTNKIHSRGPVGLDGLTIYKYLIRGSGHRAGDYFDGEGGRKYKHQNLELS, from the exons ATGTCGCTCACAGAATCGACGGCGATCGACATCGCGAAAGCTGCGTCCTCGGCGTCTCGCCACCTCGCGATTCTTTCGGAAGCGGACCGCAACGAAGCCCTAACAGCGTTACACGCAGCGCTTTCAAGGAACAAGGATGCCATACTTGAAGCAAATGCTAGGGATATCCAGGCGGCAACACAGGCTGTCAACGGCGGCAGTCTCAATCATAGTGTCTTGAAGAGGCTCGATTTGTCCAGACCAGGAAAATACGATGATATGTTGCAGGGCATTTTAAGTgtgaggagtttgagggATCCCA TTGGAAATGTCACGTTGAGAaccctcctcgacgacggCCTTACTCTTGAGAAGGTCGCATGTCCCATCGGGGTACTGTTGATCATTTTTGAGGCCCGGCCTGAGGTTATTGCGAACATTGCTGCGTTGTCTATCAAGTCTGGCAATGCTGCAATACTGAAAG gagggaaagaatCCACGGAATCTTTCGTAACGATCGCGAACGTGATCTCCGAAGCTATTTCTCACACCAGGGTGCCGCAGTCGTCTATTCAGCTTGTGAAGACCAGAGCGGCTGTCTCCGATCTACTGGCACAGGACTCGCTTATCGATCTTGTCATACCTCGAGGCTCCAATGACCTCGTTAGATTCGTTAAAGAGAACACGAAAATACCAGTTCTTGGTCATGCAGATGGGCTCTGCTCTGCATATATCCATTCCGATGCTGACCCGGAAATTGCCCTCAAGGTTATTGTGGATTCCAAAACCGACTATCCCGCCGCATGCAACTCACTAGAAACTTTGCTTGTACATCAAGATGCTCTCAAGGAAGTTCTACCGCCTCTTGCCAAAGCACTTATTGCGAAGGGTGTCACTCTCCGGTGCGACGAATCCTCTAAGGCTGCGCTCATTGAAAACTTGACTCTCAAGGAAGCGGGGATGCTTCGGGATGCCTGCGAGTCTGATTTCAGGACTGAGTTTCTTGATCTTACACTAGCCGTTAAAACAATACCTTCCAATTCGCCTCTCACTGACGTCGAAGCGGCAATAGCCCATATCAATTCGCATTCTTCGAAACATACGGATATAATCATTACGGAATCAGAAAATATTGCTAATATTTTCATGAAAGGCGTTGACAGTGCTGGGGTGTTCTGGAATGCGTCCACTAGATTCGCTGACGGGATGAGATACGGGTTTGGCACTGAAGTCGGAATCAGTACCAATAAGATACACTCGAGAGGGCCAGTTGGTTTGGATGGGTTGACTATCTATAAGTATTTGATTCGAGGCAGTGGTCACAGGGCTGGTGATTATTTTGACGGCGAAGGAGGCAGAAAGTATAAGCATCAGAACTTAGAGCTATCATAG
- a CDS encoding 60S ribosomal protein eL18 (transcript_id=CADANIAT00007248) gives MGIDLDRHHVRSTHRKAPKSENVYLQVLVKLYRFLARRTESNFNKVVLRRLFMSRINRPPVSLSRIASNVTESHQGKTIVVIGTVTDDNRLLTVPKLSVAALRFTATARARIEKAGGETLTLDQLALRAPTGANTLLLRGPKNAREAVKHFGFGPHKHKKPYVRSKGRKFERARGRRRSRGFKV, from the exons atgg GTATCGACTTGGACCGCCACCATGTGCGCAGCACCCACCGCAAGGCGCCGAAAAGCGAGAACGTCTACTTGCAGGTTCTCGTGAAGCTCTACCGCTTCCTTGCCC GCCGCACGGAATCGAACTTCAACAAGGTTGTGCTGCGCCGCCTTTTCATGTCCCGTATCAACCGTCCCCCTGTGTCGCTGTCCCGCATCGCCTCGAACGTTACCGAATCTCACCAGGGCAAGACCATCGTTGTTATCGGAACTGTTACCGATGATAACCGTCTCCTTACTGTTCCCAAGCTTTCCGTGGCCGCTCTGCGCTTTACCGCGACGGCCAGAGCCCGTATCGAGAAGGCTGGTGGTGAGACTCTCACCCTGGACCAGCTAGCTTTGCGGGCGCCAACTGGAGCCAacactcttcttctccgtgGTCCTAAGAACGCCAGAGAAGCGGTGAAGCACTTTGGCTTCGGACCCCACAAGCACAAG AAACCGTATGTGCGAAGCAAGGGTCGAAAGTTCGAGCGTGCTCGTGGTCGCAGAAGGTCTCGCGGTTTCAAGGTCTAA
- a CDS encoding purine-nucleoside phosphorylase (transcript_id=CADANIAT00007256), which produces MDLSARPSALEKTNEAFDFIKKLLPEPLKAPRVAIVCGSGLGGLANTIDNDLRVEIDYSDIPHFPHLTVAGHAGKLVFGLIDKKVPVVLMVGRAHYYEGHSIDQVTFPIRVFKLLGIDTVVLTNAAGGLNPDYAVGDIVLLNDHIFLAGLAGIHPLRGPNCEEFGPRFPPLSDAYDLDLRRQVHEAWRKYLDPCSKRRLHEGVYAFVCGPSYETRAECRLLRQLGADLVGMSTVPEIVVARHCGLRIIAFSLVTNNAVLSPVPRGDDHLIQGRDVKELDAILQEGKANHEEVLEAGREAAQDMQKLVVHVISKIF; this is translated from the exons ATGGATTTATCTGCGCGCCCTTCTGCACTCGAAAAAACAAATGAAGCTTTCGATTTCATAAAAAAACTCCTACCGGAACCACTCAAAGCTCCTCGTGTAGCTATCGTCTGCGGCTCTGGATTAGGTGGGCTTGCAAACACAATTGACAATGACCTAAGAGTAGAAATCGATTATTCTGATATTCCTCATTTCCCACATTTGACCG TCGCGGGACATGCTGGCAAACTTGTTTTCGGCCTCATCGACAAGAAAGTTCCGGTAGTCTTAATGGTTGGCCGCGCTCA CTACTATGAAGGCCATTCCATAGACCAAGTGACGTTCCCTATCCGGGTTTTCAAGTTACTAGGAATCGACACTGTTGTCT TGACGAACGCCGCCGGAGGACTTAACCCTGATTATGCTGTGGGCGACATCGTGTTACTGAATGAT catatcttcctcgctgGTCTAGCTGGGATCCATCCGCTGCGAGGTCCCAACTGCGAGGAATTTGGTCCCCGATTCCCACCTTTATCAGACGCGTATGATCTTGATTTGCGTCGTCAGGTACATGAAGCCTGGAGAAAATACCTGGACCCTTGCAGTAAACGAAGGTTACACGAGGGCGTGTATGCCTTCGTTTGTGGACCGAG TTACGAAACGAGGGCAGAGTGCCGATTGCTCCGCCAGCTCGGAGCGGATCTTGTTGGAATGTCCACAGTCCCCGAGATTGTGGTTGCAAGGCACTGCGGCTTGCGAATCATAGCATTCAGTTTGGTGACAAATAATGCTGTGCTTTCACCTGTTCCCCGTGGGGATGATCATCTCATCCAGGGAAGGGATGTGAAAGAGTTAGATGCCATCCTGCAAGAGGGTAAAGCCAACCACGAAGAGGTGCTCGAAGCTGGCCGGGAGGCAGCCCAGGACATGCAG AAGTTGGTTGTGCATGTCATATCCAAGATTTTCTAG
- a CDS encoding tryptophan--tRNA ligase MSW1 (transcript_id=CADANIAT00007254), giving the protein MLIAAKQYSQWLPACRAVKGINHEKWLCAGLGKPSRRLKSSQNAQAPTVFSGIQPTGVPHLGNFLGALREWFKIQEAATENTKLIFSIVDLHALTVPQQSSQLRKWRKEALATLIAVGLDPNRSTIFYQSSVPQHAELFWILSTVASTGYLSRMTQWKSKLQLPEDASLDNSEVRSNLRLGLFSYPVLQAADILVHRATHVPVGEDQRQHLEFARYTANSFNHLYGPIFPSPEALISPAKRVMSLKEPTLKMSKSHADGRSRIILTDSPEDIRRKIKVALTDSEPGITYDPIRRPGISNLIEIFSHLEGKPCSEIASLYQDATPRALKEHLSDKICQILSPIREKFHAVMADGHALSAISEQGAQEARANAEITMKKVRDAMGL; this is encoded by the exons ATGCTTATTGCAGCCAAACAGTATAGCCAATGGCTTCCAGCATGCAGGGCGGTTAAAGGAATTAATCATGAAAAGTGGCTCTGTGCTGGACTCGGAAAGCCTTCTCGAAGATTGAAAAGTTCACAGAACGCGCAAGCACCTACTGTCTTTTCTGGAATCCAACCCACGGGCGTACCACATCTGGGTAACTTCCTTGGCGCTCTTCGTGAATGGTTTAAAATTCAAGAAGCTGCCACCGAGAACACCAAGTTGATATTCTCCATTGTTGATTTACATGCATTGACTGTGCCTCAGCAAAGCAGTCAGCtgaggaaatggaggaaagAGGCCCTCGCAACATTGATAGCTGTGGGTTTAGATCCAAACCGGTCGACAATATTCTATCAGTCTTCT GTCCCCCAACATGCTGAGTTATTTTGGATCTTGAGTACTGTAGCTTCTACGGGTTATCTATCTCGTATGACTCAATGGAAG AGCAAACTCCAACTGCCAGAGGATGCGAGCTTGGACAACTCCGAGGTTCGATCAAATCTACGccttggtctcttctcctACCCAGTGCTCCAAGCTGCAGATATCCTGGTTCATAG AGCCACTCATGTTCCAGTCGGAGAAGACCAAAGACAACATCTGGAGTTTGCCAGGTATACCGCAAATAGCTTTAACCATCTATATGGGCCGATTTTTCCCTCTCCAGAAGCACTAATCT CCCCCGCAAAGAGAGTAATGTCTCTGAAAGAGCCGACACTCAAAATGTCGAAATCTCATGCGGATGGACGCTCGAGAATCATCCTCACCGACTCTCCTGAGGATATCCGACGAAAGATCAAAGTTGCACTCACAGACTCAGAGCCTGGCATAACTTATGATCCGATACGCCGGCCGGGCATCTCAAATCTCATAGAAATTTTCAGCCATCTCGAAGGAAAGCCGTGCTCTGAGATTGCCTCATTGTACCAGGACGCAACCCCCCGTGCTCTCAAAGAGCATTTATCTGACAAAATCTGCCAAATTTTATCTCCGATCAGAGAGAAGTTTCATGCGGTAATGGCAGACGGCCATGCGTTGAGCGCGATTTCAGAGCAGGGGGCGCAGGAAGCACGTGCCAATGCTGAGATTACTATGAAAAAAGTTCGAGATGCCATGGGTCTTTGA
- a CDS encoding putative mitochondrial carrier protein (transcript_id=CADANIAT00007247) encodes MSLNRQEATRHDGSDGVDKSALSKISQLEAPTSTQETYPRSSLLHGARVAVAEPVTAAFLAGGVAGAVSRTIVSPLERLKILLQIQSVGREEYKLSIWQALKKIGREEGWRGFLRGNGTNCIRIIPYSAVQFGSYNFYKRFAEPSPDADLTPIRRLICGGAAGITSVIVTYPLDLVRTRLSIQSASFAALKRDSAGEKLPGMFTTMVLVYKNEGGFLALYRGIIPTVAGVAPYVGLNFMTYESVRKYLTPEGDSTPSALRKLLAGAISGAVAQTCTYPFDVLRRRFQINTMSNMGYQYASIFDAVKVIVAEEGVRGLFKGIAPNLLKVAPSMASSWLSFELTRDFLLSFDER; translated from the exons ATGAGTCTGAATCGCCAGGAAGCAACCCGTCATGACGGGTCAGATGGCGTTGACAAAAGTGCTTTGTCGAAAATCTCGCAATTAGAGGCACCCACTTCGACTCAG GAAACATATCCGAGAAGCTCCCTCCTGCACGGAGCTAGAGTTGCAGTCGCCGAGCCCGTTACGGCAGCTTTCCTAGCTGGGGGAGTAGCTGGCGCTGTATCGAGAACCATCGTATCGCCGCTCGAACGTTTGAAaattcttcttcagatccaAAGTGTCGGGAGGGAGGAATACAAACTATCAATCTGGCAGGCCCTAAAAAAGATTGGACGGGAGGAAGGCTGGCGAGGCTTTTTGCGGGGAAATGGCACGAACTGTATACGGATTATCCCGTACTCAGCGGTGCAGTTCGGCAGTTATAATTTCTATAAAAGG TTCGCTGAGCCTTCGCCTGATGCGGATTTGACGCCAATACGCCGACTCATTTGTGGAGGGGCGGCTGGGATAACCTCAG TCATTGTAACCTATCCCCTTGATTTGGTCCGTACAAGGCTGTCCATACAATCTGCCTCTTTTGCGGCTCTCAAGCGTGATAGCGCCGGCGAGAAGTTGCCGGGAATGTTTACGACCATGGTTTTAGTCTATAAGAATGAGGGCGGCTTTTTAGCGCTTTACCGTGGTATCATTCCAACCGTAGCCGGTGTTGCCCCTTAT GTTGGCTTGAACTTTATGACATACGAATCAGTTCGTAAATATTTGACTCCTGAAGGGGACTCCACACCCAGTGCTCTTCGCAAATTGCTGGCCGGTGCCATCTCAGGGGCTGTGGCACAAACATGCACCTATCCCTT CGATGTCCTCCGAAGGCGTTTCCAGATCAACACGATGTCCAATATGGGCTACCAATATGCTTCAATCTTCGACGCCGTAAAAGTGATTGTGGCCGAAGAGGGTGTCCGCGGTCTCTTCAAGGGAATCGCGCCGAACCTCCTTAAAGTTGCTCCCAGCATGGCGAGCAGTTGGCTCAGCTTTGAGCTCACCCGGGATTTTTTATTGAGCTTTGACGAAAGGTGA
- a CDS encoding protein swoK (transcript_id=CADANIAT00007246) has translation MSRPGTTLYVTGFGHGTRARDLAYEFERYGRLVRCDIPAPRTPSSRLFAFVEYESRRDADDAYHEMHNKRIGRDDLLKIEWARTPPSASWRFDSGRDRRRDRTPPRRGRSPSPRRARGEYSPRRDDRYDRDYDRHDRDYERRDRDYDRRDRDYDRRDRDRSRDRSRSPDDRDRDVKEDRERRDDERERRDDERENGPNGEDRKVPLEPLTSAHDELDTAE, from the exons ATGTCTCGCCCTGGTACCACGCTGTACGTCACAGGCTTCGGCCATGGTACTCGAGCTCGCGACCTTGCCTACGAATTCGAACG CTACGGGCGACTTGTTCGATGTGATATCCCTGCACCACGGACTCCTTCCAGCCGCTT GTTTGCATTTGTGGAGTACGAAAGCCGTCGTGATGCAGATGACGCATACCACGAGATGCACAACAAACGGATTGGTCGCGATGATCTATTAAAGATTGAG TGGGCTAGGACTCCCCCTTCTGCTTCCTGGCGCTTTGACTCTGGTCGCGACCGCCGCCGGGACCGTACTCCTCCACGCCGTGGccgctctccttctcctcgtcgtGCTCGTGGGGAGTACTCGCCGCGTAGAGACGACAGGTACGATCGTGACTATGACAGACACGACCGTGATTATGAACGACGTGACCGAGACTATGATCGCCGGGACCGTGACTATGATCGCCGGGACCGTGACCGCTCTCGAGACCGATCCCGCAGCCCTGACGATAGGGATCGTGACGTGAAGGAAGATCGAGAAAGACGGGATGACGAGCGCGAGAGGCGTGACGATGAGCGTGAGAATGGGCCCAATGGCGAAGATAGAAAGG TTCCGTTAGAGCCCTTGACGTCTGCTCACGATGAGCTTGATACTGCTGAGTAG